The DNA segment CCCTAACTGCTCCAGCTGCAATGTACATAAATGTTTCGTTGTCCGCTGAGTATAGGATAAAAGCATATCCCATAGttcaattttcctttttaaacGCCGTATCTATGAACATTATCCAGTCTAAAGACAAGCTTGGCTATTTATCCTTGTAATCCATATTTGGTTGAAATCTTTTGGTCTTCTTGATATTCTCTTGTGGATATTGTTGAATGAATTCGTTTATTTGCTCAATAAGAGAATTTGGGTTTGGTTTTATTTTGTCGAAAACTACTGAGCATCGGTACTTCCAGATGAACCAGGAGATTGTTGCAATCTTTCCAGAATAATTAGCGAAGTCAGGTCCCGAAATCCATTCTTTAATCCAATCCACTATTGAGTCTGTATTAATTCTTGTATTAACTACATCTAAAGAGAGACCAAACCAAATCGCTCTAGCAAAAGGACAAGCTCTTATTAGTTGTTGTTCGGTTTCTGTCGTTTGGGTATTACACATTGGGCATTCTGTGATAAAATCCTTATTATGGGCTCCTAGTCTAGCATTGGTTGGAAGCGCTTTCTGAGCTAATTTCCAAATGAATAACTTGATCCTTGGTATCACATTGATTTTCCAGTTTTTTTGCCAAAGAAATTCACCAGAGTTGTTGTTTTCCTGATCTTGATTTACGAGGAAAGTATATACATTTTTCCAGCCTGCCACTTTTTCTCCCCTTTTAGTGTCAGATGTTTTATTTTGTTGTATGAGTCAAAATTTATTGCTGTAATATTCTTTGCTTAATGCCGCCTTGCTAATAATGAATTGTTACGATTTTGCTATTTGAACAGCAAGTGGACAGCTACTTGACAGCAAAACTGATGTGGCATTGAGAAGTAAGTAGCTTTTTTTATTTATCTAattcttctttaaaaaaaaaacgagtTAATTCTTTAATTCTTTAAACCGTTGGATGTACCCGACGGTTCATATTGAAACCAAATACTTTAGAAACTTGGCAGCTGAACAAAAAGGAAGTCCGACGTTTCCTAttcagtttctttttttcttcccaaAACAAATCCTTAGGGTTTGTTCGTCTTCGTAAAACAATTCTGGGTATCCTGCGATCAAATCTAGGGTTCTCTTCGAATCTTCCAATAGAAAAAATTTATGTGGTGGTAGTTCCAGAGATCACTACCATTTTATCTCAAACTTACTAACAAGGTAAACTTAAAAACCACCTCTATGTTTATTGTATAAGATTTTTTGAATGCCAAAATCATCTTGATTGTTTAAGGTTTGATACAAATCGTATTTTATAAAGTGTTTATAATTCTTGTTTCTCTTCTGTTAGATTTGGGTAAACATTTTGATCaggaattttgataattgtataaCTATGGATCATATGATTCATATGTTTATTATTCACAGAAGTGTTTATATCAAAAACTTATATCAGTTTTATGATACATCTAATCTGATTTTAAGTGTAGATGGCGGTGGTCAGTTTAGATGATACTGAGAAGAAAGCGGGTGAAAAGACTCAAAATACCGATGAGGATGAATGGTACATTGGAAAAAAGTTTGAAACACATGATGATTTGTTCCGTGCTTATAAATCATATGCAAAACGTGAAGGATTTGCAGTTAGAAAAAGAACTAATCGGAGAAACGAAGAAGGAATCATAAGAAGTGTGATGTATGTTTGTAACCGAGCAGGAAATCCTGTTAacaagactaaaaatatagccaAACATCGCAAGAGCAATTGTTGTGATTGCAAGGCTTACGTTACTGCAAGATTGGATGATGAAGACAAATGGGAGATTAGTCAACTTAAGCTTGATCACAATCATACGTATGATCCAAGTCTGTCTCGGCATTATCGACAACATCGGAAAGTTGAACCACATGTATTACGTACTATCGACCTTAATGACCAATCAGGAATTCCAATGGAAAAGACTTTCCGCTCTGTGGTGAATCAGTATGGTGGATATGATAAAGTTGATTGCAGTGAAAAAGATTGTAGAAATGCACTTGCAGAAATACGCCGACTACTTGGTGAAGGGGATGCAACTGCTTTGATGAAATATTTTTCCAAGAAGGTAAAAGCGAATAATGGGTTTTATTTCGAAGTTGACTACGATGATGAAAATCAATTGAGAAACGTATTTTGGGCTGATGGTTGGAGTAGAGAAGCGTATAAAGAATTTGGCGAGGTCATTAGTTTTGATGCCACTTACATGACAAACGATTATGAGATGCCTTTCCCTCCTTTTGTCGGGGTTAATCACCATGGACAATCAATATTGCTTGGATGTGGGTTGCTTTGTAATGAAACTACAGAAACATTTGTATGGCTATTTAAGAAGTGGCTAAAGTGCATGTCTGGATGTGCTCCGAGAGCAATTATAACTGATCAGTGTCAAGCCATGAAGAATGCGGTTGAAATTGTTTTTCCGGAAGCTAGGCACAGATGGTGTCTGTGGCACATAATGAAAAAAATTCCTGAAAATTTTGGTAGTTACAAACAAAGAGAAAAATTGCGTTTGCTTTGCAAGAGGCAGTATATGATTCCCAGACTCCAGCTGAGTTTGAagaatcatggaagaaaatgatcGACAAATACAATTTACAGCAAAACACATGGTTGAGCGATTTATCCCCTGAGAAAGAACGATGGGTACCATGTTTTCTTAAAGACACGTTTTGGGAGGGGATGGCTTCTACTCAGCATAGCGAAAGCATAAACGCATTCTTTAAAGGTTATGTcaattcaaagacaaaattaaaaCAGTTTGTTGAACTATGTGAACAAGCTTTGAGGGCTAAagtagaaaaagagttaaaagaagaTGCGTAGTCATGTATAAAGGAAATTCCTCTTATTTCTGGCTATCCTTTTGAAAAACAGCTTCGGGATATGTATACCCTTGTGAAGTTTCAAGAGTTCCAGAAAGAAATTCGTGGGAAGATTGCATGTGAAGTAGTTGATTTTGATGAGGTGACCGAGGTTCATAAGTATGTTATTCGAGAGGATATTTGGCTTGATAATGATTTTTGTAAGAAGGTGAAATTTTATGTTACATTCCGTAAAATAGAAACAGATGATGATAGCAGTGAAGAGGAGGATGGTGATATCGCTGTTGAAATTGTAGATGATGGTGAAGGCATGGTTGATTTAGAGACAGATAATGAAAGCGAAACATATGACAACGAAACAAATGGAAGTGAAACCGAAAGCAGCGGCACATATGATAGTGAAAAGGAGGAATGCGTGTTTGATAAAAGGACATACGAAACAGAAGCAACTGaagctaaaaaaagaaaaaaaattagttgaTTTCGATATTCATTGTAGTTGCCAAATGTTTGAGTCTAGGGGAATACTTTGTAAGCATGCAATTGTGGTACTAATGCGTAATGGGATTCACCTTATTCTTGAAAAATACATATTACGCGGGTGGAGAAAAGACTTAACAAGACCGCATACAAAAGTGAAAGTGAGTTTTAGCTGTTGGGAGTTGAACGAGCAAAGTCTGCGTTACAATCAAATGTGTCTGAAGTTCAGCGTTTTAGCGGATATGGCTTCTGTCaatgataaagaaaataaagttgtTAACGAATGGTTGGACAATAGGACCGAGGAGCTCAAATCCAATTCAATAGAACTCGAAAAGATTAAAATGAATGCTGAGGATCAAGGGGATACATCAGCTCCTAGTTATCGCGATCCATCGAAAAAGAAACGTAGAGGAAGAAAGAGAGCTAAAAGACTCAAAGCCAAGAGATCatggaaaaataccaaaacaaagCCTTCTACAAAGCCTAGCCAGGTTAGTGTTTTATGTTCCCTACTAATGGAACACATCTTTCATTGTTAAAATATTAGTATAGTATTGTTTGAAATATTTATCTAACGTCTCTACTCTCAGAACCCCTAAGATATAAATATATGTTATGTTTATTGCAAATTCATTTAAAAATACAACTCTAAACCAAAATTTGGAACTAATAGAAACATCCCATTATATTAGTGTGAGGTTGCACTACAAAACTTTGCTTTATTTGATTTGTTATAGGATATCATCAGAGAGCTTCCTGACCCCATCTTAAATGATATGCATGTGACCCAGGAGAGTGTTACAACTCCAACACCATCAAATCCTCATGATATTTCACATCAGCAACATACAGAAGCTACTCGCGGTCGAGGTACTCGTGGCCGAGGCCGAGGTCGGGGAAATCGAGGTACGGGGACTCGAGGTCGGGGAACTCATGGATATATGAATGCCCCTCAAGAGAGCAACAATACTTCAAGCTTTTCTACTGTTGGCATGTACATGCCTGTTCCTGCCGAAGCACCATTTATCAACCCTGCTTGTATGAGTAGTTGGAATTCACCTCACTGTTGTGCTtcaatttgttattattttttttttccttttagtcCCCCCTCTAACCATTATGGTTTTTTAATTATTGTAAGCCAAATATGAAGACAACATATGGTCGATTCGAGAATGCGGAACCAAATTCCTTTCTAGAACAAATAATGGTAAATAAACTTTTGCAGTATTCCAGAGTTGGGAAGTGTGATGTTAAGGAAATTTAAATCCAAATAATGTCATTTGTTCTGTAACAGCAGGCGCAGACCCCTGGAATCGCACcatgacgtttcttctattgttgcaagattccaacaatctcaacacattaatattccttgtaacaatgagcaagaacgacgttgaaagaccacataagtttaacggaaaggatttcaagagatgtcaatccaagatgctattttatctaagccatcatgaactcgattatgtacttgttccacatgatgaattgatgaatgcagaaggtttaactgaggaggcgatcgagtataacaagaggtgcaattttctggcgaaaaatcacatcatgaatggtttggaagatgcgatgtatgatttttacaatgctaaagaaaatttcagtgcttatgatttgtggactgcgttagaagaaaagtatcaagcggagactgcaggtgatagacgcatttatgtgtctaatttgtccacAATGTTCTGTattattagtactcgatttcgtacttattatggtattttttgtgtttgtaggtattttttgggaaataaatattgttagaaaattcggctcgaaaagttgctcggagcaccccggaggacaattactatacggacccccatttttgctaagtgtcacccacgactatatgtagcccatttttgtccacatcacccatttttgtccacaacacccttcTCCCTCGtttgaattaatttttttggagggaaatattttttttcacctgcaacatattcttcttcggatttggaggagctgcagtgagACTCAATGGATGAATTTGCACAGGATGACTTTACGGAGCGTAACAGGTGTGGTATTTGATTGTTTCGATTAGAATTGGCTGCATCGTCAGATTGAAGCTAAACAGGGCAAGCCGTGTTCACAAGGGAGAcagtcacgggattacagcgagtttgGACGTGTACCGCACGCGTTGGTTGCTTCAGAAACATGAAGGAGTTAAACCAAGATTCTATGCACGTATCcagacgcgtgcaggagaagaaaaagggaagaaaatattcccgagaaaatTTTCTTTGCTGCCGGAGTTATGAGGATTATTTGGAGTAATGGGGTGATATTCGAAGGCCTCTGTGGGTATATATAGGCTTCTGGTATCACATAGAAGGGGGACAGAGAGTTTGGGGtagagaggagagctcaggaggcgtgaatcaagagttttcagaactctgtttctgctgctgcaccaagaacacgaagaacaaaaaagaccaccagaggaagtcgtttatcaacagtacaacgacagccacacgagggtcacagagatacaacaacatcagttttttttatcgttctttgtaacagtgttttgcaacaattataaacgttgcgaaCACACgaatttcatcattttctccatttcatcatttgtacacctactttgagcaatgaaatcaacttttgagcgtgtttccaacatcatgacgagctaaacccaatccttggggctatggaggaagccgttgtttcggtaaaagttaTATATTTCTATtagttaattacaacaactctattatgatttttgcattgaactaacaattgtttatatgattttgattagttaggtgtattttctcttgatagaatatgcttgctttaggatttttgatattctatgcttggattaacatctattcttttggaaatctacatgtctaggcaatactattagaatcaatttgaatgttgagttgcataattattgttttattaaatcactaatatcaaccaatggtggaatcatagccccattctctccataattttcacgacatctttttaatttagtttcctatttttatttattaaaaaaaaatctaaaaatccgctttcacaagtcttgaatgaatcatactactacaacaactttgaaaatacatcaaatttttgacgccgccgacgcggacttttctttaggctagagtttttatatttttttttaggtttttatttttatttgttcttctttacgtttttgggtttttgtcttttttttttttttccagattttggaatttggagcgaaagaaaattttgccaaagcttttggtgaatacttaaagactggagtaaaaggaaaagcgaaaggagcgaaagaagaagatttttttatatataaaaaaaagagagaaaaaaaaagagagacatttttatttttgtagatttttattttttcttgactttctttttcttttgcactttatatttttggactttggactttaaattttgggacattatttttaaaccctacggaagggtaaatataaactgtttgcagagaaggacggtgattacgatatcacctcggcccgtcgggttcgtacatgacatagaagtcgtggcccgagtcgactacaaaggttcatcccccgtctggtacgggaggtaagtttgtcgaaacactcgcgaatcccctgtcagtgagttactgtcttccttcgtatgcatatatgttgaggacttgaaaacagctgctttaatttcctagtaaagggaaaggactggccatacaagataagggttcggatttcatcaccgttctcttcttgcctgccttaggaaaacgacaccaaatgcgaacctaagcctaaaattttgactagaacgagaccgatagggtaacgagcttaacaggaaagtcattcgaaaaatattggttactcttttaagcatacttctaagttcttgacggtttctgtaagttgaatgcgtggttgcgccgccttataataccggtgaggccttgggtatcaaagctccaccgagcttcactcgcctctattcaacttactttaactcggattgattccagaggggttcgcTTAAATTGTagcgaattcccgttcgaagggttagaagctggtctagaaacaatctaagtggagccatcatgctttttttttgctagaaatcagtaggtttgctgtggtggagtcatccttgtttgtgtttgcatagaacatcccttcctttttaggacttttctttttgattgtgttttttctagtgtatgcccgaagtttttaaacgggcttggaaaagaaacactctaggtagtttgattagtgacaaacctagtagttcttattgtgaaggcggggagctcgaagactcttcttttgagagcctcgttttcggaaacttcagttttgagaatccgtctcttcgtgaggaaagtacccttagtactcctagtcctttggtagtgccagaaatggcaactttgaaagctttgctaaacccaactaggacctctcgtccgtcttgtatcaagttagctgaaaccgaggcaaattataaACTGAAAcccgggactttacagatgctcccaatgtttttagggaaggataatgagaaccctattttcatgttagggaatttgaggaagtttgtagtactctgaaaattaaaaacctaagtgatgatgcgttgaaacttaggttattccccttttccttaaaagataaagccaaatcttggttgtatagtttggactctgagtcaattgaaacctattaccaacttacttctgccattatacataagtttttcccaaggcataaaacatcgtctattaggacacaaatatgtactttttcccaacaagagggagaatctttatataggtacttagaaaggttcaatgacttgatatctcaatgtcctcatcatggtttggagaaggttaggttagttcagatcctctacgaggatTTAGATTATTCaccaacaaccatggttgagtccttatgcacaggtgggtttgagaataaaactgttgatgaagcgatgacatttttgaatgaaatcgccgataagacccaacaatgggaaaatagtagggaaccccagaaaacaattcttctaagtagaggaaatgttaatagggtagacggatcttatgaatcagatgccaaaatagcagctatagccaaaaggctagaagccttagaattaggtcattctagtggtagtagtggaagaaatgagcatttttgggaaggccatgctgctaaagagcaagccaatgctctttataacaatactaggtttgataaccgacagaagtttgacccatattcagaaacctataaccctggatggagaaaccatccaaacctttcttggtccaagggccagaatcaaggtcagtctagtaatgctcaggttccccaggttttggctatactaagaatccttcagctccggcacagtttcagatcccttcagataagaaaatcatgagtttagaagagtctcttgccttgttaactcggaacactttagaattccagcaatcggttgcacaaggattagatgaaaataaaacgatggtacaagctaactctcaggctatttctgagttgaaaacccaggttagccagataaatgagacattgagagaaaaaggaaagtttcctaatcaaccacaacccaaccctaggggagtccatcaaatatctttagctggtgaaaaatcattaaatcatgtgaactcgataacaacccttaggagtggtaaaacggtagacaataaggtagacatgactagtggacatactgtagatccaccttctacttccgaagaggagcccgtagacgaggaaactgaaacaatctctaaggattcccaagaaattcctaatAGGTCTaactttgtgcctagagccccatatccacatttgttagcccaaacaaagaaggagtcgactttcaacgagataatggaaacatttaagcaggtgaacatcaacattccgctattagaaccaattaggcagatgcctccttatgccaagttccttaaagatctttgtacacgaaagcgtaagcttaatgtccataagaaagcttttttagctggtcaggtaagttccattcttctgaaccaaacaccccctaagtataaggatcctgaatgccccaccatatcttgtgcgattggtaatcacatggtcgataaagctttacttgacttagaatctagtgttaacttactcccgtgtcatgtatacacccaactaggtcttggtaagttgaaaccgactaaaatgaaaCTACAagtagctgataggtctgtcaaagtccctagTGGTGTCATAGAgtatgttctgattgaggttgataagtttatttatcctctggatttcgttgttctagacacccagcctgttcaggacccaagtcgtcaaatcccagtgattttaggtcgcccatttttagccacagctaacgctgtcatcaactgtaggaatAGGCTTATGAATacatcctttggtaatatgaccactgaactaaatttcTTTAATATTACTAGAAAACCTTCTGAGAacaatgatttagaagaagtgaatatgattagcactttagttcaggattttgttcaggataattggcttgacactttactggtagattctttagatgattttgaggaaaccattctcttagatcagatatgtgatcaatctttagaagaagctcttgagtattttaaagatactatggacccagaaattcaggcaatagttttaggtttttctgagaataatgatgaccctaagtttgggggtagagaactagaagaatctcttgagtattttaaggactctgaagatccggaaattcaagaaatagttagaggtttgtctgtgaaccctaagtttgggggtagtgatggttcttgtgattgtatcgtatccctaattagagtctcTAACTTGGggctcgagccttgtacatctgagatattacttgagttttTTCAGaatccgcaacccgatcctcctgatactgtccaggaggtaacccaggtattagatacccgtttttcggatgtatctatttatcgagacacacatatgaagttcaattacgcgccgcagataaacccagttgtcttgacataaaccttagatgaggacgtgctccttcttttcatttttctgaatcagtgcagttgtctcatactggtgtcagctctatttggtcttatggacccacaattgtttcgattattgatatatgactttggaaggtgacaatcctttttgaggtatttgatgtctagctaaagactttaaatttagcatttcctgggaggtactcatgcttacgataatatccttccttatttctttttccatccatcaagtggtaacagtttcttatttttcatgattttaatttcatctttagaacattgaggacaatgttagatttaagtttgggggtggggaagaaactttttgttagctcttaactgcaacaaataaactccagagcctagaaatttatgcttattaaggttggcactaaccaatctaagtggatgggaacatcttagttgtaggagttgaggaaccaatttgattagatggaaacatctaaagagtctattcataaaagcacagagctcaggtgttagaattaaaaaaaaacatgatagtttcgccatatctcgttgaatcctaatccttttgtttttattttttttaagtgatttggtggggcacacgattcaatttgttacctttgctagggtggaatagagtgattgagaacacaaaaaaaaaaagacaaaatgagaccagaccattagaccagccggaataaattcaataaaatcgaccactggtgcccttgtatatgacagtcgtgttgacatagagttaggtttatcgaacactggtccccttgtatatgccagttgtgttgatattagtcagaccgatatctcagtctattaggataggttcaccttggcagaggccttcagacagatatgggaaacaccgttcacttttaaccatatctttatccatcttcttaatctttccatgtgattggttgactccggttatgatgtctagaaactatctgagtagagctctgtcacttatatatgaattatagtatgctgagtgcaaactcatgtacaacaattggaaattcgcatcaaggtacttcctcctatagtcaatgtttgtatgccaaccaaggagattctttagtgccttccaaggttctgcaaagatagctagggtctggagtaatggttattgtgggtacacctctggtaaaccctccggagacaacactccgccgctagggccacctagcggtttaacggcttgctgcacgtgctaagtgtagtcatttttattttctagattagatttgctccaggactagcaaataataagtttgaggtatttgatagacgcatttatgtgtctaatttgtcctcaatgttccgtattattAGTACacaatttcgtacttattatggtattttgtgtgtttgtaggtattttttgggaaataaatattgttggaaaattcggcttgaaaagttgctcggagcaccccggaggacaattgctatacagacccccatttttgctaagtgtcacccacggctatatgtagcaaatttttgtccacaacacccatttttgtccacagcaCCCTTCTCCCTCGtttgaattaatttttttggcgggaaatatttttTTCACCTGCAACATATTCTTCTTCGGATTTGGAGTAGTtgcagtgagactcaatggctgaatttgcaTGGGATGACTTTACGGagcgtaacaggcgtggtatggttgattgtTTCGATTAGAATTGGCTGCATCGTCAGATTGAAGCTAAACAGGGCAAGCCGTGTTCACAAGGGAGAcagtcacgggattacagcgagtttgGACGTGTACCGCACGCGTTGGTTGCTTCAgaaacgtgaaggagttaaacaaaGATTCTATGCACGTATCcagacgcgtgcaggagaagaaaaagggaagaaaatattcccgagaatattttctttgctgCCGGAGTTATGAGGATTATTTGGAGTAATGGGGTGATATTCGAAGGCCTCTGTGGGTATATATAGGCTTCTGGTATCACATAGAAGGAGGACAGAGAGTTTGGGGTAGAGAGGAGAGCTCaagaggcgtgaatcaagagttttcagaactctgtttctactgctgcaccaagaacacgaagaacaaaagaccaccagaggcagtcgtttatcaacagtgacaacgacagccacacgagggtcacA comes from the Papaver somniferum cultivar HN1 unplaced genomic scaffold, ASM357369v1 unplaced-scaffold_81, whole genome shotgun sequence genome and includes:
- the LOC113345478 gene encoding protein FAR1-RELATED SEQUENCE 5-like, encoding MAVVSLDDTEKKAGEKTQNTDEDEWYIGKKFETHDDLFRAYKSYAKREGFAVRKRTNRRNEEGIIRSVMYVCNRAGNPVNKTKNIAKHRKSNCCDCKAYVTARLDDEDKWEISQLKLDHNHTYDPSLSRHYRQHRKVEPHVLRTIDLNDQSGIPMEKTFRSVVNQYGGYDKVDCSEKDCRNALAEIRRLLGEGDATALMKYFSKKVKANNGFYFEVDYDDENQLRNVFWADGWSREAYKEFGEVISFDATYMTNDYEMPFPPFVGVNHHGQSILLGCGLLCNETTETFVWLFKKWLKCMSGCAPRAIITDQCQAMKNAVEIVFPEARHRWCLWHIMKKIPENFGSYKQREKLRLLCKRQYMIPRLQLSLKNHGRK